One genomic region from Sphingobacterium sp. UGAL515B_05 encodes:
- a CDS encoding cation-translocating P-type ATPase: MSYNIPDNLKGLSAAEVNASRAKYGWNQLSDNHKNTWFELLVDILKEPMLILLIIISMIYVFVGNYGEAVFMFVAIVAVTAISFYQDNRSKKALEELEKLNEPLSTVIRDGKVSEIPTHEIVVGDLCITEEGRIINADGRILHSNDFSVNESSLTGESFSVFKDSKSEDNLVYGGTVTVSGLAVFEVTEIGKETRVGKIGESIKNIKEEISPLQVQIQKFVKAMAIVGILIFLIVCVYSFIDSGNLVASLLNGLTLAMSVLPEEIPVAFTTFMALGAWKLMREGIIIKRSSIVETLGSTTVICTDKTGTITENSMQLKYLYNYATDSSYDQERFEKSDLRELIDYAMWSSEPVPFDPMEITLHKIYEKTQNQDLRKEYALFHEYPLDGKPPMMTHLFENTGKDRIIAAKGAPEAILSVSKLPDSEKDKIRAIVKSYGEQGFRLLGVGKAKFEGNNFPAKQQDFEFQFLGLTVFYDPPKKGIQEVFQDIYDAGIKVKVITGDNADTTKAIAAQGGIRILTPPINGSEIVNRSEAEIMAIAEQTTLFTRMFPDAKLAVVNALKKKGEVVAMLGDGVNDGPALKAAHIGVAMGNKGTEIAKSAAALIITNDDLQKLIIGIAAGRRIYANIKKAVQYIISIHIPIILTVSLPLFLGWVFPQIFSPVHVIFLELVMGPTCSIVYENEPIEKDTMKRPPRAMSDTFLSINELGISIVQGLIITIGILFVYQFTVQQGGTEEKTRAMVFTTLIFANILLSYANRSFHYSILESFKNRNLLLVGISIAVLLFLVVILYVAPVAQFFAVAALSGYELGIALSVATASVLWFEVYKLIGRIVRAKKV; the protein is encoded by the coding sequence ATGTCATATAATATTCCCGATAATCTGAAAGGTCTTTCCGCTGCTGAGGTTAATGCCTCTCGCGCTAAATATGGTTGGAATCAATTGAGCGATAATCACAAGAATACCTGGTTTGAACTGCTTGTGGATATTTTGAAGGAGCCTATGCTGATTCTGTTGATTATCATCTCGATGATTTATGTTTTTGTGGGGAATTACGGAGAGGCTGTATTTATGTTTGTCGCTATTGTTGCTGTTACGGCAATTTCTTTTTATCAGGATAATCGTAGCAAAAAAGCGCTGGAGGAATTGGAAAAGCTGAATGAACCATTAAGCACCGTGATTCGAGATGGGAAGGTCAGTGAAATTCCAACACATGAGATAGTTGTGGGGGATCTCTGTATTACTGAGGAAGGTCGAATTATAAACGCTGATGGTCGTATTCTACACAGTAACGATTTTTCTGTTAATGAATCTTCGTTGACGGGGGAGAGTTTTTCCGTCTTTAAGGACAGTAAATCTGAAGATAATCTGGTCTACGGCGGGACGGTTACGGTCTCAGGCCTGGCTGTGTTTGAAGTTACTGAAATCGGTAAAGAGACCCGTGTTGGGAAAATAGGGGAATCGATCAAAAATATCAAGGAAGAAATTTCACCCTTGCAGGTGCAAATCCAAAAGTTTGTAAAAGCAATGGCCATTGTCGGTATCCTAATTTTTTTAATCGTATGTGTATACAGTTTTATTGACAGTGGTAATTTAGTGGCGAGCTTGCTCAATGGACTTACTTTGGCCATGTCTGTATTGCCGGAAGAGATTCCTGTTGCGTTTACGACTTTTATGGCGCTTGGCGCATGGAAACTCATGCGGGAGGGGATTATCATTAAAAGAAGCAGTATTGTTGAAACTTTGGGCAGTACAACGGTGATTTGCACAGATAAGACCGGGACCATTACAGAGAATTCCATGCAATTGAAATACCTCTACAATTATGCTACGGATTCCTCTTATGATCAAGAAAGGTTTGAAAAATCCGATTTAAGAGAGCTTATCGATTATGCGATGTGGAGCAGTGAGCCTGTGCCTTTTGACCCTATGGAAATTACGTTGCATAAAATATATGAAAAAACGCAAAATCAGGACCTCAGAAAGGAATATGCATTATTTCATGAATATCCTTTAGATGGTAAACCGCCGATGATGACCCATCTTTTCGAAAATACAGGAAAAGATCGGATTATTGCTGCCAAAGGGGCACCGGAGGCTATACTTAGCGTATCGAAGCTGCCCGATAGTGAGAAAGATAAAATTAGGGCTATTGTTAAATCCTATGGAGAGCAGGGCTTTCGTCTATTGGGTGTGGGGAAAGCGAAATTCGAAGGCAATAATTTCCCCGCGAAGCAACAGGATTTTGAGTTCCAATTTTTAGGGTTGACCGTATTTTATGATCCTCCCAAAAAGGGTATCCAGGAAGTGTTCCAAGATATTTATGATGCCGGGATTAAAGTCAAAGTAATTACTGGCGACAATGCCGATACGACTAAAGCAATAGCGGCTCAGGGCGGAATTCGTATTTTGACTCCGCCGATCAATGGCAGTGAAATCGTAAATAGATCCGAGGCTGAAATTATGGCGATAGCGGAGCAAACAACTTTATTTACCAGAATGTTTCCGGATGCTAAATTAGCCGTTGTAAATGCCCTTAAAAAGAAAGGCGAGGTTGTGGCGATGCTTGGTGATGGAGTAAATGATGGTCCAGCCTTAAAAGCAGCCCACATTGGCGTTGCTATGGGCAATAAAGGTACTGAAATAGCAAAATCAGCCGCGGCATTGATTATCACAAATGACGATCTACAAAAGTTAATCATTGGTATAGCGGCCGGAAGAAGGATTTACGCAAACATCAAGAAGGCGGTTCAATACATCATTTCTATTCATATCCCCATTATTTTGACCGTATCACTACCTTTGTTTTTAGGCTGGGTATTTCCGCAGATTTTTAGCCCTGTGCATGTGATCTTCCTCGAATTGGTCATGGGGCCCACCTGCTCGATTGTATATGAAAATGAACCTATTGAAAAGGATACAATGAAGCGCCCTCCTAGAGCTATGAGCGACACTTTTTTAAGTATAAATGAGCTCGGAATAAGCATTGTTCAAGGCCTGATAATCACTATAGGGATTCTATTTGTTTATCAGTTTACTGTTCAGCAGGGGGGAACTGAGGAAAAAACGAGGGCTATGGTTTTCACTACTTTAATCTTTGCCAATATTTTGTTGAGTTATGCCAACCGATCTTTTCACTATAGTATCCTTGAAAGTTTTAAAAACCGAAACTTGCTGCTCGTGGGTATTTCGATCGCTGTACTTCTATTTTTAGTCGTGATATTATATGTTGCTCCGGTCGCCCAATTTTTTGCTGTAGCAGCCCTGAGCGGATATGAATTGGGGATAGCGCTCTCTGTGGCTACAGCATCCGTGTTATGGTTTGAGGTCTATAAATTGATCGGGAGAATTGTACGTGCTAAAAAAGTTTGA
- a CDS encoding glycerophosphodiester phosphodiesterase family protein — MNIRIRHYFLLLICFIVSSCFRNGANTDGLPVGKRIQLQNVEELYQFLTYDDNRYPLVSLHRGGPASGYPENAIETFSYNASLQPVLVECDVRISKDSALILMHDNTLNRTTTGRGPVNASSLTELKKLRLLDNNKKMTPYRIPTLEEALSWGKGKVIFTLDIKNDVPYEAVINAIRKQRAESSVVIITYSANQAAKVHSLASDIMISASVNNLDDLARLNEKDIPDNRLLAFVGTREADPALTKVLHDHGIMCILGTLGNLDRQADKKGFQVYAGFIDRGADILSTDRPTEAGRALNFYIKKRGITSKFIQ, encoded by the coding sequence ATGAATATACGTATACGCCACTACTTCCTTTTATTGATCTGCTTTATCGTAAGCAGTTGCTTTCGTAACGGAGCCAATACGGATGGCTTGCCAGTGGGTAAACGTATACAGCTCCAAAATGTGGAGGAATTATATCAGTTTTTGACCTATGACGATAATCGTTATCCATTGGTCAGTTTGCATCGTGGTGGCCCCGCATCTGGATACCCCGAAAATGCAATCGAAACTTTTTCCTATAACGCGAGCTTGCAGCCAGTCCTTGTTGAATGTGATGTTCGCATCAGTAAAGACTCAGCGCTGATATTAATGCATGACAATACGCTAAACCGAACAACCACCGGCAGAGGGCCTGTGAACGCCAGCAGTTTGACTGAACTCAAAAAGCTTCGTCTATTGGACAATAACAAAAAGATGACGCCCTATAGGATCCCCACGCTGGAAGAAGCACTTTCTTGGGGAAAAGGAAAGGTAATCTTCACCTTAGACATTAAAAATGATGTCCCTTATGAAGCCGTTATCAATGCTATTCGCAAACAAAGGGCAGAATCTAGCGTAGTCATCATCACGTATAGTGCCAACCAGGCGGCCAAAGTGCACAGTCTGGCTAGCGACATCATGATTTCGGCCTCAGTCAATAACCTGGATGACCTTGCTCGTCTAAATGAAAAAGATATCCCCGACAATCGCTTGTTAGCCTTCGTCGGAACCCGTGAAGCAGACCCAGCATTGACCAAAGTACTACATGACCATGGAATCATGTGCATATTGGGTACACTGGGAAACTTAGACAGACAGGCCGACAAAAAAGGCTTTCAAGTTTATGCCGGATTTATTGATCGCGGTGCAGATATATTAAGTACAGATCGACCTACAGAGGCAGGGCGAGCGCTGAATTTCTACATCAAGAAAAGAGGAATTACGTCGAAATTTATTCAGTAA
- a CDS encoding shikimate kinase has translation MPKPIFLIGYMGSGKTTLGKKLATKLELPFIDTDEEIVKQIGMSITEYFSQHGEDAFRALEREQLRKFSENAAVISTGGGAPCFFDNMEWIRANGYAVYLQMSPKALFDRLSQSKLHKRPILIGKSPEELRLFIEEKLIEREPYYTQAHLTIDQLNTSVEALADLINQHNR, from the coding sequence ATGCCTAAACCTATATTTTTGATTGGTTATATGGGAAGTGGAAAAACTACCCTGGGTAAGAAACTTGCCACTAAACTCGAACTCCCTTTTATCGACACAGATGAGGAGATCGTAAAACAAATTGGCATGAGCATTACCGAATATTTTAGTCAACATGGTGAAGACGCATTCCGGGCATTAGAACGCGAGCAATTGCGTAAATTTTCTGAGAATGCTGCCGTCATATCTACCGGTGGTGGTGCCCCCTGTTTCTTTGACAACATGGAATGGATCAGGGCGAATGGATATGCCGTCTATTTACAGATGTCACCCAAAGCACTTTTTGACCGTCTTTCTCAATCTAAACTACACAAAAGGCCCATTCTAATCGGAAAATCACCTGAGGAACTACGGCTATTTATCGAAGAGAAGTTGATCGAAAGAGAACCTTATTATACGCAGGCACATCTGACAATCGACCAATTAAATACCAGTGTCGAGGCACTGGCCGATCTGATTAATCAGCACAATAGATAG
- a CDS encoding BT_3928 family protein, translated as MTAIQQQRTKTNYLLGFCRIFTGLLFIFSGFIKANDPTGFGYKLQEYFEVFHLTAFNEYATAIAVVICGFEILLGALLLLGVYANTVAWGLLLLILFFTFLTFYSAFFEVVTSCGCFGDAIPLTPWQSFSKDLVLLALILIIFFNRKQLRSIIKGSGNQFVATVITAIISLGIGIYTVNYLPFIDFLPYKVGNNLPSLMVLPEGKQGDLFEQIYTMKNKKTGETKKVNDKVYMADKLWEDESWEIIGEPESKLVKKGYDIPIPDLLITDADGADHTQEIIANPYYNLVIVAKDLSSANIDAIQKINQTAIQLTKDYNGLRVVLLTASASKDAQYLSDKMQLIAEIFYADLIPLKSMVRANPGVLLLKGGNVVGKWHYNNFPDAKTIEDKFLSKDK; from the coding sequence ATGACAGCTATACAGCAGCAGCGTACCAAAACAAATTATCTTTTAGGATTTTGCCGGATTTTTACGGGACTTCTTTTCATATTCTCAGGTTTTATTAAAGCAAATGACCCGACAGGGTTTGGCTATAAGCTTCAGGAATACTTTGAGGTCTTTCATCTCACAGCTTTTAATGAATACGCTACTGCCATCGCTGTGGTAATCTGTGGTTTTGAAATTTTGTTAGGAGCACTGTTATTACTGGGGGTCTATGCGAATACCGTTGCCTGGGGCCTGCTTCTACTGATTCTATTTTTCACTTTTCTAACCTTCTATTCGGCATTTTTTGAGGTTGTGACCTCTTGTGGCTGTTTTGGGGATGCCATCCCACTTACACCTTGGCAATCATTTTCTAAAGATCTGGTGCTCTTGGCGTTGATCCTTATTATATTTTTTAACCGAAAGCAATTACGATCAATTATCAAAGGATCAGGCAATCAATTCGTTGCTACTGTGATTACAGCGATTATCTCTTTAGGTATCGGTATCTATACCGTAAACTACCTCCCGTTTATTGATTTCTTACCCTACAAAGTTGGTAACAACTTACCTTCATTAATGGTGCTTCCTGAAGGCAAACAGGGCGATTTGTTTGAGCAAATCTATACCATGAAAAACAAAAAGACGGGTGAAACAAAAAAGGTCAATGACAAGGTCTATATGGCTGACAAGCTATGGGAAGATGAATCGTGGGAAATTATAGGTGAACCCGAGAGTAAATTGGTCAAAAAGGGATATGATATTCCTATTCCTGATCTATTGATTACGGATGCCGACGGAGCAGACCATACGCAAGAAATCATTGCTAATCCGTATTACAATCTTGTTATCGTTGCAAAGGATCTTTCTTCGGCCAATATTGATGCTATCCAAAAGATCAATCAGACAGCCATCCAATTAACAAAAGATTATAATGGGCTTCGGGTTGTGCTATTGACTGCTTCGGCATCCAAAGATGCCCAATATCTGAGCGATAAAATGCAATTAATTGCGGAGATATTCTATGCCGATCTCATTCCTCTAAAAAGCATGGTCAGGGCAAATCCTGGTGTATTGCTCCTAAAAGGAGGTAACGTCGTCGGAAAATGGCACTATAATAACTTTCCGGATGCCAAAACCATTGAAGATAAATTTCTAAGTAAAGACAAATAG
- a CDS encoding aldehyde dehydrogenase family protein: MNKEKLTDQIGLIFEQQQLFKYELRSSSAEERIKKLYKLRALIESHEDLIYAALEKDLRKSRSEAAISEVLFIYGEIAFAIRHLRKWMKPRQVGRSITNFLAKSTITYQPKGTALIISPWNYPFQLTMSPLISAIAAGNCVILKPSEHSPFTSAVIGEILTKGFDQREVACIEGEQRVSEALLALPFDHIFFTGSPAVGKLVMQAASRNLSSVTLELGGKSPVILDETADLEMTAHKVAWGKLINAGQTCIAPDYVLLPKDKQDEFVNYYLKAVKSMFFTEDGQLDRTVYAKIINEKHANRLVSLIAKATACGAKLLEGGLLADDLTLSPALLIDVKADNPIMQEEIFGPILPVVTYQDLEEALALINRAEKPLALYVFSNNKSNIQYILKQVSSGGACVNDVLIHVSNPHLPFGGVNGSGVGSCHGQFGFKAFSHERAVMFQSKLSFSTLIYPPYAKKSKVFKLLKKWI, from the coding sequence ATGAACAAAGAGAAGTTAACGGATCAGATAGGTTTAATATTTGAACAGCAGCAGCTTTTTAAATATGAATTACGGTCTAGCAGTGCAGAGGAACGTATAAAGAAACTTTACAAGTTAAGAGCGCTTATTGAGAGTCATGAAGATTTAATCTATGCGGCGCTCGAAAAAGATTTACGGAAGTCACGAAGTGAAGCCGCTATAAGCGAAGTATTATTTATTTACGGTGAAATAGCATTTGCAATACGACATTTACGAAAATGGATGAAGCCTAGACAGGTTGGCCGTTCGATAACCAATTTTCTTGCTAAGAGCACAATTACCTACCAGCCTAAAGGTACGGCACTCATTATATCGCCTTGGAACTACCCTTTTCAGCTCACAATGAGCCCATTGATTTCAGCTATTGCGGCAGGCAATTGTGTGATTTTAAAGCCCTCAGAACATAGTCCATTCACGTCTGCAGTTATTGGCGAGATTTTGACCAAAGGATTTGACCAACGGGAAGTGGCCTGTATTGAAGGTGAACAGCGTGTTTCCGAGGCACTATTGGCGCTTCCCTTTGATCATATATTCTTCACCGGGAGTCCGGCGGTAGGTAAACTGGTTATGCAGGCTGCCTCCCGCAATCTCAGTTCTGTAACCTTGGAGCTTGGAGGAAAATCACCCGTTATATTAGATGAGACAGCAGATTTGGAAATGACTGCCCATAAAGTTGCTTGGGGAAAATTAATCAATGCAGGGCAAACCTGCATTGCGCCAGATTATGTTCTTTTGCCTAAGGATAAGCAAGATGAATTTGTAAACTATTATCTAAAAGCGGTTAAAAGTATGTTTTTTACGGAAGATGGGCAGCTGGATCGAACAGTTTATGCAAAGATCATTAACGAAAAGCACGCTAATCGTCTTGTTTCATTAATCGCCAAGGCAACAGCATGCGGAGCAAAATTACTTGAAGGGGGACTGTTGGCCGATGATCTGACATTAAGTCCGGCATTGTTGATCGATGTAAAGGCTGACAATCCAATTATGCAGGAAGAAATATTTGGTCCTATACTTCCCGTAGTAACCTATCAAGACCTAGAAGAGGCGCTAGCACTCATTAATCGTGCTGAAAAACCTTTAGCTTTGTATGTATTTAGCAATAACAAATCTAATATTCAATACATCCTCAAGCAGGTGTCCTCAGGCGGTGCTTGTGTGAATGATGTTTTGATTCACGTTTCCAACCCGCATTTGCCTTTTGGTGGTGTCAATGGCAGTGGCGTGGGCAGTTGTCATGGGCAGTTTGGCTTTAAGGCATTTTCACATGAAAGGGCTGTCATGTTTCAATCTAAACTTTCGTTTTCTACATTGATTTATCCACCCTATGCTAAAAAGAGCAAAGTTTTTAAATTATTGAAGAAATGGATTTAG
- a CDS encoding response regulator: MVILIAEDNELILRTVQYKLIKAGHEVITTTNGKDAIEKLNTMDLDLIITDIMMPFASGIEVLTSIKKLEKKIPVIVLSNMGQEEVVIEAFDLGASDFMVKPFSPEELLLRVKRLTINNRN, from the coding sequence ATGGTCATCTTAATTGCAGAAGATAATGAGTTGATATTACGGACAGTTCAATACAAACTGATCAAGGCAGGTCACGAGGTTATCACTACCACCAATGGAAAAGATGCAATTGAAAAGCTCAATACAATGGATCTCGATCTGATCATTACCGATATTATGATGCCATTTGCTTCGGGGATAGAAGTCCTTACTTCCATAAAAAAACTCGAGAAAAAAATTCCCGTTATTGTACTTTCCAACATGGGACAAGAGGAAGTCGTCATTGAAGCTTTTGATCTTGGTGCGTCAGATTTTATGGTGAAGCCGTTTAGTCCGGAAGAGCTCCTGTTGCGGGTCAAACGACTGACGATCAATAATCGCAACTAA